One window of the Xiphias gladius isolate SHS-SW01 ecotype Sanya breed wild chromosome 11, ASM1685928v1, whole genome shotgun sequence genome contains the following:
- the chst3a gene encoding carbohydrate sulfotransferase 3a, whose protein sequence is MTSYDPHTDQTLDIQVQSQDSRMKTKYAIVFICIVALVIIEKESNILSRVSDKLILRQTPQQTPQTPLDYSNTTQNGSLTVLKMLLSKLTGTKGNFSEEQEEDELDDLDTYSYSGGRKHILLLATTRTGSSFVGEFFNQHGENMFYLFEPLWHVERMLTMAAEANNGTVLAGIYRDVLQGLFLCDFSPLEKFISPPPQDHVTPALFRRESSLSLCEEPVCTPVIKDVFERYHCKTRRCGPLNLTLASESCLSKQHHAIKTVRVRQLDTLQPLVEDPRLDVRVIQLVRDPRAILASRMVAFSSKYQTWKAWAQDGQVPEDDEEVKRLKGNCDQIRMSAEVGLSQPRWLRSRYMLVRYEDIARYPMQKAEDMYRFTGIPFSPQAREWILRNTQTTQEASGIYSTQKNSSEQAEKWRFSIPFTLAQVVQRVCGPTMKLFGYKFVDDEKTLINKSISLLEERLFH, encoded by the exons ATGACAAGCTATGACCCACACACAGACCAGACCCTAGACATCCAAGTACAAAGCCAGGACTCAAGAATGAAGACTAAATATGCAATCGTCTTCATCTGTATCGTTGCCCTGGTCATCATCGAAAAGGAAAGCAATATCCTGTCAAG GGTCTCTGATAAGCTGATCCTGAGGCAGACTCCTCAGCAGACCCCGCAGACTCCACTGGATTACAGCAACACGACACAAAATGGCTCCCTGACGGTGCTCAAAATGTTGCTTTCTAAGCTCACTGGTACAAAAGGGAATTTCTCtgaggagcaagaggaggatGAATTGGATGATTTAGACACGTACAGTTATAGTGGTGGCCGTAAGCACATATTACTCTTGGCCACCACACGAACAGGTTCCTCATTTGTGGGGGAGTTTTTCAACCAGCACGGGGAGAACATGTTCTACCTGTTTGAGCCTTTGTGGCATGTCGAGCGCATGCTGACCATGGCCGCAGAGGCAAACAATGGGACAGTGTTGGCAGGAATCTACCGGGATGTACTCCAGGGGCTCTTCTTGTGTGATTTCTCTCCTCTTGAGAAGTTCATCTCTCCCCCACCTCAGGACCACGTCACCCCAGCTCTTTTCCGCAGAGAGTCTAGTTTATCGCTCTGTGAAGAACCTGTCTGCACTCCTGTAATCAAAGATGTTTTTGAGAG GTATCACTGTAAGACCCGTCGCTGTGGGCCGCTGAACTTGACCCTTGCATCTGAATCCTGCCTTTCCAAGCAACATCATGCCATTAAGACTGTCCGTGTGCGCCAGCTGGACACATTACAGCCTTTGGTGGAGGATCCTCGCCTGGATGTAAGAGTGATCCAGCTAGTCCGAGATCCACGGGCCATCTTAGCATCCCGCATGGTGGCTTTCTCTTCGAAGTACCAGACGTGGAAGGCCTGGGCGCAGGACGGCCAGGTCCCTGAAGATGATGAGGAGGTGAAGAGGCTAAAAGGAAACTGTGACCAAATTAGGATGTCTGCAGAGGTGGGACTGAGCCAACCTCGCTGGCTGAGGAGCCGCTACATGTTAGTGCGTTATGAGGATATTGCCCGCTACCCTATGCAGAAGGCAGAAGATATGTACAGGTTCACGGGGATTCCATTTAGTCCCCAAGCTAGGGAATGGATTCTGAGGAACACCCAGACTACACAGGAGGCTAGTGGGATTTACTCCACCCAGAAGAACTCATCAGAGCAGGCAGAGAAATGGAGGTTTAGCATTCCATTTACACTGGCTCAGGTAGTGCAGAGAGTGTGTGGACCCACCATGAAGCTGTTTGGGTACAAGTTTGTGGATGATGAAAAGACACTGATCAATAAGTCCATCAGTTTGCTTGAGGAAAGACTGTTTCACTAG